From the Thermosynechococcus sp. genome, the window TGGTCATCTACACCGGCCTCTTTCTCTACATTCGCTCGCAGGTCATCCGCCGCAGTACTGCTGACTATGAGGCGTGGCAGCAGGACTTAGTCTCACTCTATGCGCAGCAATTTAGCAATGCTCTACAGGAAATCACGGGGCTGGCAACCACCAGTGCCAATGCCTTAGAAGCGTTTCCCGCCGTCCGTGAGGAGGAGCTGTATTCATTTCTGCGTCGCAATCTCAAAATCAGCCGTTTAGCCTATGGGGCAGCAATCGCTTTCACCCCCTACAGCTTCTCCCCTCGTAAACGCTTGTTTGCCCCCTACGTCTACAGAGACAGACATCGCAACAGACTGGTACAAAAGGACACTGGGCGCATCTACGACTACACCCAGGTCAGATGGGACTGGTACAGTGAAGCTATCCGCACTGGCCAACCGCAATGGAGTGATCCCTACTTCGATGAAGGGGCAGGGAATGCCTGGATGGTGACCTATGCCGTTCCCTTTTACCGCCAGGGGCAAATTCGCGGTGTTGCTACGGTGGATGTGGCGCTGCCAACGCTGCAACAGGAAATCGATATCCAAGGGCTACAGCAGGCGCAGTTTTTTGTTTTGGATCGCAAGGGACGGATTATCTTCCACGGTGATCCTCAGCTCATTGGTCAGTCAATCTTCTACATAGCCAAGGAGTATAACCGCAGTGATCTAGCAGCTTTGGCTAAAGCGATGATCAGTGGCCACAGGGGCCATCTTTGGATGACCGATTGGGTCTCCCATGAGCGGCAATGGTTTTTTTACACCCCAATTCCTGACGTTGGTTGGAGCTTGGCCATCCGGGTGAGGGAAGAGGCGCTGCTGGATTTTATTCATCAAGAAACATGGGCAGGTCTGCTGATACTCGTCGTCTCCTTTGGTTTGATTAGTCTGGTGACCTTGGGTGTCACCGGCTATATGGTGCGTCCAATTCAGAGGTTGGCTGCCGCCGCTCACCAAATTGCCCTCGGCAATCTGGACATTGCCGAGGAGGTAGATACCCACAGCCAAGACGAGTTGGGGAACCTCGGTCGCACCTTTGTGGATATGGCGGCCCAACTCCAGGAGAGTTTTGATGAACTCCACCACTTTAATCAGCGACTTGAAGAAAAGGTAAAACAGCGTACTGCTGCCCTTGAGGCCGCCAACCAACAACTGAGTGAAAAAGAACGGGTGCTCCATGACCACAATGTTGCCCTTGTTCAGCTCAGTCAATCTCCCCATGTACAGCAGGGGCACTTTCGCATGGCTTTGCAGGAGATTATTCAGGTAACAGCAACAACACTGCGCGTCCAGCGGGCTTCGGCATGGGAACTCCAGGGCGATCGCCTTAAGTGTGTGGTGCAGTATGACCCTGCCGCCAATAACCATTCTCAACCCACGTACCTCACCCATTCCCCCTATCCGGAGTACCTAAAACTGCTGCGCACGGGTGAACCCCTCGTCGTCAATGACTTACTCACAGATCCGCGCACCCACGAACTGCGGGAGTATGCCAGAGTGCAACGGGTATATTCCCGCATTGATGCCCCGATCATCTTCAATGGCCAATTATTGGGGGTAATCTGTGTTGAGAGTATTGGTGAGCATCGAATTTGGCTGGTGGAGGAACGCAGTTTTGTCTCTAATGTCGCTGATATTGTGACCATCGCCCTGGCTGCCCATCAACGCCATCAGGCAGAGCGGGAGCTGCTCAAGGCTAAGGAAGCCGCAGAGGCGGCCAATAAAGCCAAAAGTATTTTCCTGGCCAATATGAGCCATGAACTGCGCACCCCCCTCAATGCCATTCTCGGCTTTAGTCAAATTTTGCTCAGCGATCGCACCCTTGCACCACAGCATCGCCAAACCCTTGAAAAGATTAATCGCAGTGGCGAACACCTGCTGGGCTTGATTAACGATGTCCTAGACATGGCCAAAATTGAGGCCGGACGCATGACACTTCAGAAAACCACCTTTGATCTGCGGCGGATGCTGCAAGATCTGGAAGAGATGCTGAAGGTGCGAGCTGAGGCCAAGGGGTTACGTCTGGTCTTTGATTTGCCTGCCAATCTGCCGGTGGCGGTGACTACCGATGAAATGAAGCTCCGCCAAGTGTTAGTGAACCTCTTGAGCAATGGCATTAAATTCACCAAGGAGGGGGGCGTCTCCCTCAAGGTTAGTTATAAAGCCCAAGATCCCCCTCGCCTCGCCTTTGAAGTCAGTGATACGGGTATTGGCATGACCCCACAGGAGTTGAAGATGCTTTTTCAGCCCTTTGTCCAAACCGATAGCAGTAAAAAAGTCAGCGAAGGTACCGGCCTGGGGTTGGCCATTAGCCGCCAGTTCGTGCAATTGATGGGGGGGGATATTCAGGTGCGTAGCACCAAGGGGAAAGGCAGCCAGTTCTACTTCGAGGTGCCAATTGACCTTGGAGATCCTCGATCGCTCCAGGAGGAAAAGGCACAAACTATTGTTGGCCTGCGATCGCCCACCTCAGAAGTGCGCATTCTGGTGGTGGATGATCTCCCTGAAAACCGCCAACTCCTTACTCAACTGCTAGAACCGGTCGGATTTTGTTGTCGCGAAGCCAGCAATGGTCAAGAGGCAGTGGAGATCTGGCGAGCATGGCAGCCCCATGCCATTCTCATGGATATTCGGATGCCCGTCATGGACGGTAAAACGGCCACGCGACAGATCAAGAAAGAAGTGGGCGATCGCCGGCGCCGCGGGGAAGTCGTCTGCCCCCCGAAAATTCTTGCAGTTACCGCCAGTAGCTTTGAGCGGGACAAACAGGAACTGCTGAATCTTGGTTGCGATGCCTATATTGCCAAGCCCTTCCGGCCGCAAACAATTTTTGACCAACTTGCTGCCCAGTTGCACCTAGAGTATGCCTACGCAGAGGCTCTACCTCCCCCGAGTGCCCCCCCTCCTCAGGTGCTTGATCCAGCCGCCTTAATGGTGATGCCTCGCCCTTGGATTGCTGAACTCCAAGCAGCCGCCAAAAAGCTCAATGCCAAGCGCATTCGCGAACTGATTGCTGAGATTCCACCCGAAGAAGCCGCCTTGATTGCCGGCCTGCAGCAACTGGTAAAAACGTTCCGTTTTGATAAGATTGTTGAGTTAACGCTGGTTTAATGTTCACACTGACGCAACTTTGCCCTACACCATTGGAAAATGCCCGTCAGTTGCACCTCTCATTAACCGCAGAGGAACGGTGTCGCAGTCGTCTCCATTGCCACAGTGATGAGGGGGAGTCACTGTATCTGAAGCTGCCCCGTGAAATCACCCTACAGCCGGGCGATCGCCTTCGGGACGAGGACGGCACGGTGGTAGTCACAGTTCACGCCAAACCCGAACCCACGCTAAAGGTGATGGCTACCACTCCCCTTGACCTTCTACAGGCCGCTTACCATCTCGGGAATCGTCACGTCCCCTTGGAAATTCACACCGATTATCTTCGCTTGGGCGCAGATTCCGTGTTGCAAACCATGCTTGAACAGCGGGGCTTGACGGTGATGTTTGAAGTCGCTCCCTTTTGTCCCGAACGCGGTGCCTACTATGCTCACTGATTCAGCGCTTTTAGCCTTGCTGCAGTGGGTGAGTCCGGCTCTACCGATTGGCGGCTTTAACTACTCCGAGGGCCTGGAGACTCTAATTGCCCAAGGCAAGATCACCTCAGCAGCAGCCGTACAGGACTGGCTAAGCTTTGAACTGGCCTTTGGCAGTGCCCACTTCGAAACAGCAGTCATGGTGCGGGTCTATCGAGCGATCGCCAAGGGCGATTTTGACGCCGTTCACCAGTGGAATGCGTGGCTCTCGGCTGCCCGCGAAAGTGCCGAACTGCGCGCCCAAAATTGGCAAATGGGAACAGCATTGATCAACCTTGTCGCTGCCCTCGATCGCCTACCCCCCGAACTTCAGACTGGCCAGCCCTACCCTTGGAATACCAGTGTTGCCTTTTGTATTGCCGCTGCCCTTGCAGACATTCCCTTAGAAACTGCACTTTTAGGCTATCTCCACAGTTGGGTCACCACCCTGATCAATGCAACAGTGAAACTGATTCCCCTTGGTCAGACAGCAGGTCAAGTACTCCTGCGCCAGCTTCAGCCGCAAATTCAGCAGACGGTACAGCAAAGCTTAAATGTGACTGACCATAACTTAGACGATGACTTAAACTTAGAAAGCTGTACTTTGGGCTTAGCCCTCGCCAGTATGCAGCACGAAACGCTCTACTGCCGCCTATTTCGGAGTTAATTGTCTAGCACATGATTTCCGTTTTGATAAGATTGTGGAACTCACCTTGGTCTGAGGAGCACTCCCCAACAAATGGTGGGCCCCTACAATGGGAAAATGAAGAAGCCGAGGCGCAGTTATAAAGCGCGACAAAATCACTAAAATTACTGAATTAGTAGTGCTGAGTCCCCCAATCCAGGAGCGTTACGGAAAATAGTAAAAGATTGGTAACCTGTATCAATCAGCAAATGTTCAAAGATGCCTTCTGCAACTAGCTCATCAATCACTTTCTTAACCGGTGAGTGATTATTTCCTGCAACATCGTACCAGCCATAGTAATCGTGGAGGATGAAATAGCCTCCCGGACGCAGATACCACGGTACATAATTAAACACATCCGCTTTACACCCTTCATAGCTGTGGTCTCCATCTATAAAGATCAGGTCAACTAATCCTTCTACAGTGACTTCATCCGAGCGGGCATTGATGAACTGCACATAGCTCTCCAATTGTGCTTCGCAGATCAAATCTTTGGCTTCTTGGGTAGGAAAGGGATCAATAGATAGTAACTGACGCCTTTTAGGGGCTTCAAACTCACCATAATCCACATCGGGGCGTTGTTTATGCTGCTGTGGTTCCTGCCAGCCGATATCAATAAACCGAAGGGCACTGGCCAAGCAGAGGGTGGAAAACCCCTTAAAGCGGCCAATTTCAATTATTCGCGTTGCCCGAATACTCACCGCCAAGGAAAATAGAGTCATCCCCAGACCTAACTCAGACCCCCCCGCCACAAGTGCCCGGCGCATCAGGCCAAAAAAATCGCCAAAATAGCCGTCCATTCTCTGTTGGTTCTGAGGTAATGGCTCCGTTATCATCCAATGTTCAGGACTAAAACTCATGGGGGCTTGTCTCCAGGTGGCCAGTTTCCTTACCTGTTAGTTTAGCCCTTTCCGGAACCCCCTCAGGACAATGCGTGTCTGCTGACCGTTAGCGGCAGATCTTGCGAAGGTTGAAGCACGGGGTTAGTTTGTGTATCTTGAAAACGGAAATTTGAAAAACAAGCTTCCCGTTTAGAGAAACCATAAAAAGTGGCACTGATTTCCGTTGAAACAGCCGTTGACCTTATTCAGCAACATTTGCCGGCTTGGGGCACAGAGATCATTTCCTTGACTGAGCCTTGGTACAGCAGACTGGCGGTAACGATTACCAGCGATCGCCCCTACCCGCCCATTGACCGCATCCTGGTGGATGGCATTGCCCTTAATTGGGCAGCCTATCAGTCTGGTCAGCGTGCTTTTCCGATTCTGGGGGTGGTTCCTGCGGGTAAAGCACCGCCAACCCTCACGGATACGCAAGCCTGTTTTGAAGTTATGACCGGTGCGGCCTTGCCCCAAGGCTGTGATCTGGTGATTCCCTATGAAGCGCTGGAGATTCGCGACGGTGTTGCCCATATCCTGCACTCGGAAGCCTGGTCACCCTATCAATTTGTCCACCGCTGTGGCAGTGATGCTGCTGCCGGTCAACCCGTTTTGGCCCGCGGTACCCCTTTGCACGGTCCAGCCTGGGGAATTCTTGCCTCTGTGGGACAGACGGAAGTTTGTGTTCAGCGCACCCCTCGTACCCAAATCATTGCTACAGGCAATGAACTGATTCCGCCCCACGACACACCCCAGCCCTACCAACTCCGACTCTCCAATACCTATGCTTTAATGGCTGCCCTCAAGCGCCAAGGCTATAGCCAAGTCAGCATCACCCATTTGCCCGATGATCCAGTGCAACTGGCAACTCACTATCGCCAAGCAAGTCAAGACTACGACCTTCTGATTTACTGCGGTGGCGTTTCCAAGGGCAAGTTTGACTATTTGCCACAACTCTGGCGCGATCAAGGCGTCCAGCAGTATATCCACGGTGTTGCCCAGCGTCCCGGAAAGCCCCTCTGGTTTGGCGTGGATCATCGCCAGCAAACGGCCATATTTGGTTTACCGGGGAACCCCGTCTCCAGTTTGGTCTGTTTGCACCGCTATCTATTGGACATTCCGCCCCTCTATGCCCGCTTGGCTGCTCCCTTCTACTTTGAGCAGCCCTTAACCTACTTTTTACCCGTTAAACTAGAAACTACAAAAACCGCTGAGCTCATTGCCCACCCTCGACCAATGCAAAATTCTGCTGATTTTTTGGCCTTGGCTGATAGCGATGGCTTTTTAGAACTGCCTGCCTCTCAAGGAACCTTTGCCGCTGGGGAATGCTATCGCTATTTTCCGTGGAGTTAGCAGCGATGGTTGTAACCGCCGCTATTCCTAGACAGCGCCTAGTAGATGCCCAAGGACGACAAATTCGCAAGTTGCGCCTCTCGGTTACGGATCGCTGTAATTTGCGGTGTACCTACTGCATGCCGCTAGATGCCGCCTTCATGCCCACCCAGACCTACCTAACCCCAGTTGAGTATGCCACGATTGTAGCTGAACTGGTGGAACTGGGGATTGAATCGGTGCGGCTGACGGGCGGCGAGCCCCTGTTGCGAGCAGAGTTTCCTGAGATTGTGGCGGCTTTGGCGGCGGTGGGAGTGCCGGAACTGAGCTTAACCACCAATGGCATTCGCCTTATCCCCTTTTTGCCCCTGCTGGATCGCTATGGTGTACGACGTTTAAATATTAGCCTTGATAGCTTAGACCCCCAGACCTTTGCAGCAATTAGCCATGGCCACCATTTGGAAACCGTGAAGGAGGCGATTGCTACGGCTGCTGACCAAGGGTTTCAAGTCAAGCTGAACATGGTTGTGATGGCGGGCGTCAATGATCACGAGTTGGTGCCAATGGTGGAGTACGCCAAAGCTTTAGGGGTTGAGGTGCGTTTTTTGGAACTGATGCGCATTGGCTATGCCTGCCACTTGGGGAGCGATCGCTTTGTTAGCGCTGCCACCATGCTTGAGCACCTGCGCCAGTACTACGATTTGCGTCCTGTTCCTCGTCCGCAAGATTCCACCTCGTTTAACTTTGAGACCGCCTGTGGGGCTCAGATTGGCTTCATTGCTTCGGAATCGCAACCCTTTTGTGGCCACTGCTCGCGCTGGCGATTGTCTGCAGATGGTGTCTTAAGGGCCTGTCTATTTAAGGAAGCGGGGATTTCCCTGCGGGGCTTGAGCAAAGCTGAACGCTATGCTGCCTATGGGCAAGTGCTAGGAATGAAACCCAGCCTGCGCAGCGCAGAAGTCCACCATGCCATGCACCAAATTGGAGGCTAAGAGAATGCTCTCCCACATCAATAGCAACCAGCAACCTCAGATGGTCGATATTAGCGAGAAATCGATAAGCGATCGCCGGGCGGTGGCAGAAGCCCTCATTGAATTGCCGCCGGTCTTTCAAGCCTATGTCCAAGAGGGAGATCTCTTTCTGAAAAAAGGGCCTGTGCTGCAAACGGCAATTATTGCCGGCACAATGGCGGTGAAACGTACCGCCGAAGCCATTCCCTTTTGCCACCCGCTGCCCATTACCAGTTGTCGCTTTGAAACCCACATTGAGTCCCTGGAAAGCGGTGTTCGGATTCGCCTGCGCTGTGAGGTCAAAACCCGCGATCGCACCGGTGTGGAAATGGAAAGTCTGCATGGAGTGACGATTGCAGCCCTAACAATTTATGACATGTGCAAAGCCCTCAGTCCCCAAATTGTGATGCGGGAGGTGCGCCTTCTGGCCAAAAGTGGTGGCAAGAAAACCCTAGGTCAATATCCCCTCTTTGGTCTTGTGCTCACCGGCGGCCAAAGTCAGCGCATGGGACAGGATAAAGCTCTTCTTGACTATTACGGCCAACCCCATGCCCAATACCTCTACAACTTGTTGGCACAATACTGTGAACAGGTCTTTCTTTCAGCCCGAACCAATCAATGGCAGGGAACGCCCCTTGCTGAGCTGCCCACTCTTCCAGACACTCTTCCCCAGATTGGGCCAATTGCCGGTATCTTAACTGCTTTGCGCGCCTATCCCGAAGTGAACTGGTTCGTAGTGGCCTGTGACTTACCCTATTTAACCACGGAAACCCTTGCTCCCCTAGTGCACCACTACCGCGAAGATGTGGTGGCCACTTGCTATCACCATCCCCAGGAGGGCTTCCCAGAGCCACTGTGTGCGATTTATACCCCCCAAGCTCTGCCAGTGTTTGAAGCTGCCTATGCAGCGGGGATCTACTGCCCTGTGAAAATTCTCCAGCGATCGCCCTGCCAGCGCCTCACCCCACCTCAGCCGACGATTACTGCCAATATCAACACCCCCGAAGAGTATCTTGAAGCGCTACACCATGTCCGACGCCCCTAAAACACCTAAAACAATTTACTTGCGCTACTTTGCCCAGCTGCGGGAGCAAAGCGAACGGGAACAGGAGGAGCGAGTGACCACTGCCCAAACCTATGGTGAGCTATACCAAGAACTAAAGACCCAGTATGGGTTTACCCTTGATCTGGCTCAGATTAAGGTTGCGGCTAATGATATGTTTGTGGCACTGGATCAACCCCTACGACCTGGAGATGAGGTCGTCTTTATTCCCCCCGTTGCTGGGGGTTAGCTAGCCGATGGTGATCAAACAGTTTTCTCTAACGAATACACCCCTAGAGCCAGCCCAGTTGTGGCAGCCCCTTGCTAGCCTGAGTGCCGGGGCCTTTGTTAGCTTTGAGGGCTGGGTCCGCAATCACAATCACGGCAAGATCGTCACTGCCCTAGAGTATGAGGTTTATCCCGCCTTGGCCCGCAAGGAAGGGGATCAGATTCTAGCAGAAGCCATTGAGCAATTTGATTTACTGGGGGCGATCGCCTGCCATCGCTATGGACGACTCACGCTTGGCGAGATTGCTGTCTGGGTAGGGGTAACGGCACCTCATCGCAAACAAGCCTTTGCTGGTGCAGCCTACATCATTGATGAAATCAAACACCGCCTGCCCATTTGGAAAAAGGAACACTATTTAGATGAGCCAGCGGTTTGGGTCTCTTGCCGTAACCATGGCCATTCCAGTCCTCTTTAAATCCTCTTTAACGGCAAAAGTCATTCCCATGGCAGCAGCAAATAAACATCGCAAAACATAAACAGTGAGGAAATCTCAGGTTATCCGGTCTGAAGGTTGACGTGCCACACAGAATTGAGAACTTCCCAAAGCTGTATCAGCGAATACCCTTTGCTATGTAGGAATCCCCTAGCATTGAGAGCGGCTAAACCATTGAGGCAGAGAGGGAATGTTGCGACTTGATCAGTTGCAATCCTTTTTGGCTATTGCTGAAACAGGAAGCTTTCAAGCGGCAGCGCGACAGTGTGGGGTGACACAGCCAACAATTAGTCGGCAAATTCAGGCCTTAGAACAATGTTTTGGAATTCAACTCTTGCACCGCTCGAACCCAGTCAAATTGACAGTGGCAGGAGATCTCTTTTTGCACCGTGCTCAGCGCATTTGCCAAGAGTGGCGAGCAGCCAATGCTGAACTCAAAGCCATGCAAAATGGCCAGCAGCAGGAACTCTGCATTGCTGCTATTCACTCCATTTGCCGCTACTTTTTACCCAGACTGTTACCAGCGTTTTGCCAAGCGTTTCCCAAAATGCAGTTGCGAGTAACAGCCCTGGGGAGCGATCGCGCCCTCAAGGTTCTCCAAGACGGACTCGTGGATTTAGCTATTGTCATGGGCGATCGCCACCTTTTAAAACAGTCTGAGTGGGTAGTTGAATTCCTCTACAGTGAGCCCGTGCAAGTGCTAATGGCTGCTGAACACCCCCTCGCGGTTAACGACACCTTGCCATGGCAACTATTGGCCACTTTTCCCCATGTAGTGTTCAAGGACGGCTATGGTATGCGCCGCTTAGTGAACGAAGAATTTAGCCGTCGAGGCTTGTCTTGGCAACCTGCCCTAGAACTCAACACGCCTGAGGCTTTTATTGCAGTGATTCGCGAAAGTGAAATGGTGGCTTTGCTACCGCGCTCAGCTCTCCAGGAGGCTCTCGAGGATCCCACCCTAGTGATTCGGGATTTGGCGGCACCCCCGCCGCCGCGGCAAGTGTTGGCCATTACCACCCGCGATCGCTTGACCTTACCCCCTGTTGCCCAATTGCTCAAATTGATCCGCCAGCAGGCTGCCCATGAGTCTTGTCTTTCGTGATTTACTAAAAAAAGTTGGCAGTGGCGCCCATACCCATAAAGACCTAACCCGCGCTGAGGCAGCCTTAGCTTTGCAACTGATGCTGGAGCAAGTGGCAACCCCTGCCCAAATTGGGGCGTTTCTCATTGCCCATCGGATTAAGCGACCTACCCCAGAAGAGATGGCGGGAATGCTCGACACATACAACAAGCTGGGTCCGAAGCTTCCTGCCGTTGAGACCAGTAGCCCGGTCATGATCCTGAGCCAGCCCTATGATGGTCGCGATCGCACCTTTCCCCTCAGCCCCTTGACAGCATTGGTTCTGGCCGCTGCTGGAGTACCGGTACTCCAACATGGGGGCGATCGTATGCCCACAAAGGAGGGAACTCCCCTGCTGACCCTATGGCGATGCCTAGGGGTGGACTGGTCGACACTTACCCTAGGGCAAGTTGCCCATTGCCTAGCGCAAACGAACTTAGGCTTTGTCTACCTGCCGCGACACTTTCCTGCTGCCCAAGGACTAGTGCCCTACCGTGAGCAAATTGGTAAACGCCCCCCGCTTGCCACACTGGAATTAATCTGGAATCCCTACCAAGGTCAAAGCCACCTCGTGGCAGGGTTTGTCCATCCACCCACTGAAACAATTATGCGCGATGCCCTCCACCTCCACGGCATTCAAGAATTTACCACTGTCAAAGGCCTTGAAGGCAGTTGTGATTTGCCCCGTGAACGGACCGCAATTATTGGCCTTGCTCGTAAGGGCGATACCCCTTGGCAGCGCTTGCATCTGCATCCCCAAGACTACAGGATGGCCGGCAGGAATGTCCCATGGCCAAAGGACACAACAACCGCTGCCCAGATGATGGCTGCTGTTTTAGAGGCAGAGGAGCAGCCCCTGACCACCTCTGTCCTCTGGAATAGTGGCTTTTACCTGTGGCAGGGGGGCAAAACCAATAGTCTGCATGAGGGAATAGCGCTAAGCAGTGAATTGCTCTGCAGTGGTGCTGTAGGTCAACAGTTGCATCGGTTGCAAACAACCTTGGAAAAATTCTCGGGATCCGCCAATTGACGGTGCTTGAACGACAACTCATCCAGCCTCATCCTTGGGTCCTGGCTTCCTCCTGTGCTCGGATAGTTTCCTAAAACAGTCTGACTGCAACTTTGCCAAGACCTCAGACCAGACCAAATTCCTGTAACGCTGGCCAAAAATTGCGATTTTCATGACCCGGCTGGCTGAGTTTAAGGAGAGCAAAGCGTTGCAGAGGCGTCAAGGCCGCCCACTTTTCTACTGTCAGGCTATGGTGGGGTACCTTCGTCAGTTGTTGTTGAATTATCTCCGGCAGTTTAGTGGTGATAGTCCAAGGGTAGGGCTGAGGCATTTCTAAGTCACTGGGCGGACTGCCATGATTTTGGGTCACCCAATCTCGCAGTTGCTGGCGATAGTTTGCCTGATCTTCAGGGGTATCGCAGGGGGTCACCACTAGCCATTGTCGCTGCTTGTGGGAGAGTTGAAGCCAGTGGAGCAACTTGAGCTTAACCCCACACACATCCAGTTTGTAGCGGACAATCATGGGTATGCAGCGCAATGAAGATGCAAATTCAGCTTCAAAATCAAAGAAGTAAGACATCGATAACCACAGCTCTCCACAAAGAATTAGATTCTATGACTGCTCAAGGGCAATTCCATTTTCCTGCACCAGGGAGATATGGGGCCTCTGCCGCAATTTTACGGGCAACACCTGCACAGCACAGGCTTTGAGTTCCGGCTGCTGCGAGACTGGACAGGCAATTGGGTGAGTAAGTTGGTTGACCTCGCCCCCCTCGGCAAAGAGAAAGCCCCAGTGCATGGGCACAAAAAGTGTCCCCGGCCGAATGGCTTCGGTTATGGTTACGGGTAGGCATACTTGACCGCGGCGCGATCGCACTTCTACCCAATCCCCCGCCTTGAGCTCTAAGGTTGCGGCATCTTCCGGGTGCATTTCCACAAAGGGATTGGGATGCATTTTTTGAATTTTGGGGATGCGACCGGTGCGGGTTTGGGTGTGCCAGTGGCCGTAAAGACGACCAGTGGTCAGGGTAAATCTATAGACTTTGTCGGTGGGTTCAGCGACGCCCTGACTGTGGGCAAGGCAAAAAACTGCCCGTTGATCGGCGGTGTGAAATCGCCGATCTGTATAGAGGCGCTTGGGCTTGCGAGCTTCTTCATCGCTCATCCCCACAGGACAGGGCCACTGCAGGGGCCCTAAGCGGGCGAGGCGCTCGTGGCTCAGACCCGATTGATCGCAGGGACGACCGGCAGTGAGTTGGACAAATTCAGCATAGACGTCAGCGGCAGTGGCAAAGGGAAAGAGGCTTTCGTACCCCAAGCGGCGACCCACCTCAGCAAAAATTTCCCAGTCGGGTCGAGCAAGACCGGGGGGCGAGCGAAAAGCGGGGGAAAGGGTGACGCGACGTTCGGAGTTGGTCATGACACCCGTTTTCTCGCTCCATTGAGCTGCCGGCAAAATCAGATGGGCATAGGCCGCCGTTTCAGTGGGAAAGTAGGCATCTTGATAGACAGTAAAGGGAGATTTGAGAAAGGCTGCCTTGGCGCGCTCTAAATGGGGAAAACTGACCGCAGGATTCGTGGCAGCAATCCACAATAAGCCAACCTCCCCTCGTTCTAAGCCTTCCACAATTTGCCATGCGGTGCGACCGGGGCGATCGCTGATTTGCCCCCGCGGTAGCCCCCAAAAGTCCTCCACCTCTTGGCGATGCTGGGGATTTGTGACTTGGCGATAGCCGGGCAGCAAATGGCTCAGGCCGCCGGCTTCGCGTCCCCCCATGGCGTTGGGTTGCCCGGTCAGCGAAAAGGGGCCACTCCCCGGGCGACCCATTTGCCCCGTCAGTAGGTGCAGGTTAATCAGACAGCGAGCTTTAGCCGTTCCTTCGGCCGATTGGTTAATGCCCATTGACCAAAGGGAAAGCACTGCTTGGGCGTGACCCCAATAGCGAGCCGCCTGCTCTAGATCGCTTTGAGCAATGCCACAGCGTTCTGCCACCCAGTGCGGCGGGTAGGTGGCCAGGAGCTTCACATAGTCGGCAAAACCTTGGGTACACTCCTCAATGAACTGGGCATCCACGTGTCCCCATTGCAGCAGCAGATGACCAATGCCGTGGAGCAGGTCAATATCTGTACCCGGGCGAATGGCCAGGT encodes:
- the moaA gene encoding GTP 3',8-cyclase MoaA; translation: MVVTAAIPRQRLVDAQGRQIRKLRLSVTDRCNLRCTYCMPLDAAFMPTQTYLTPVEYATIVAELVELGIESVRLTGGEPLLRAEFPEIVAALAAVGVPELSLTTNGIRLIPFLPLLDRYGVRRLNISLDSLDPQTFAAISHGHHLETVKEAIATAADQGFQVKLNMVVMAGVNDHELVPMVEYAKALGVEVRFLELMRIGYACHLGSDRFVSAATMLEHLRQYYDLRPVPRPQDSTSFNFETACGAQIGFIASESQPFCGHCSRWRLSADGVLRACLFKEAGISLRGLSKAERYAAYGQVLGMKPSLRSAEVHHAMHQIGG
- a CDS encoding MoaD/ThiS family protein encodes the protein MSDAPKTPKTIYLRYFAQLREQSEREQEERVTTAQTYGELYQELKTQYGFTLDLAQIKVAANDMFVALDQPLRPGDEVVFIPPVAGG
- a CDS encoding nitrate reductase associated protein yields the protein MSYFFDFEAEFASSLRCIPMIVRYKLDVCGVKLKLLHWLQLSHKQRQWLVVTPCDTPEDQANYRQQLRDWVTQNHGSPPSDLEMPQPYPWTITTKLPEIIQQQLTKVPHHSLTVEKWAALTPLQRFALLKLSQPGHENRNFWPALQEFGLV
- a CDS encoding molybdenum cofactor biosynthesis protein MoaE, translating into MVIKQFSLTNTPLEPAQLWQPLASLSAGAFVSFEGWVRNHNHGKIVTALEYEVYPALARKEGDQILAEAIEQFDLLGAIACHRYGRLTLGEIAVWVGVTAPHRKQAFAGAAYIIDEIKHRLPIWKKEHYLDEPAVWVSCRNHGHSSPL
- a CDS encoding LysR family transcriptional regulator — translated: MRLDQLQSFLAIAETGSFQAAARQCGVTQPTISRQIQALEQCFGIQLLHRSNPVKLTVAGDLFLHRAQRICQEWRAANAELKAMQNGQQQELCIAAIHSICRYFLPRLLPAFCQAFPKMQLRVTALGSDRALKVLQDGLVDLAIVMGDRHLLKQSEWVVEFLYSEPVQVLMAAEHPLAVNDTLPWQLLATFPHVVFKDGYGMRRLVNEEFSRRGLSWQPALELNTPEAFIAVIRESEMVALLPRSALQEALEDPTLVIRDLAAPPPPRQVLAITTRDRLTLPPVAQLLKLIRQQAAHESCLS
- a CDS encoding anthranilate phosphoribosyltransferase family protein gives rise to the protein MSLVFRDLLKKVGSGAHTHKDLTRAEAALALQLMLEQVATPAQIGAFLIAHRIKRPTPEEMAGMLDTYNKLGPKLPAVETSSPVMILSQPYDGRDRTFPLSPLTALVLAAAGVPVLQHGGDRMPTKEGTPLLTLWRCLGVDWSTLTLGQVAHCLAQTNLGFVYLPRHFPAAQGLVPYREQIGKRPPLATLELIWNPYQGQSHLVAGFVHPPTETIMRDALHLHGIQEFTTVKGLEGSCDLPRERTAIIGLARKGDTPWQRLHLHPQDYRMAGRNVPWPKDTTTAAQMMAAVLEAEEQPLTTSVLWNSGFYLWQGGKTNSLHEGIALSSELLCSGAVGQQLHRLQTTLEKFSGSAN
- the moaC gene encoding cyclic pyranopterin monophosphate synthase MoaC, with protein sequence MLSHINSNQQPQMVDISEKSISDRRAVAEALIELPPVFQAYVQEGDLFLKKGPVLQTAIIAGTMAVKRTAEAIPFCHPLPITSCRFETHIESLESGVRIRLRCEVKTRDRTGVEMESLHGVTIAALTIYDMCKALSPQIVMREVRLLAKSGGKKTLGQYPLFGLVLTGGQSQRMGQDKALLDYYGQPHAQYLYNLLAQYCEQVFLSARTNQWQGTPLAELPTLPDTLPQIGPIAGILTALRAYPEVNWFVVACDLPYLTTETLAPLVHHYREDVVATCYHHPQEGFPEPLCAIYTPQALPVFEAAYAAGIYCPVKILQRSPCQRLTPPQPTITANINTPEEYLEALHHVRRP